GGGATTTTTACGGCGGGCTTTCGGCTGCGGTCGATGCGATCATTGCGGCTGCTCAGGGCGAGTTCCAGCCACCGGCACGAGCTGCTGATGGTCGTAGGGGATGGAGTAACCTGGCGACCCTGTTTGTGTTGCTGGTCGTACTACTATTTTTCCTGTCGGCTGCCCGAGGCAGTGGCGGCCCCCCTCGTGGCCGTAAAGCGGCCCGCTCTTCCTACCGTGTGTATCGCCGAACGCATGGGCTCCCTCCCGTTATTATCTGGGGCAGCGGTTCCGGCGGTGGGCATCATGGCGGTGGATGGAGCGGTGGCGGTTTTGGCGGTTTCTCGGGAGGAGGTGGAAGCTTTGGAGGCGGAGGCGCTGGCGGTAGCTGGTAAAAGCCAGAAAGACGATGGATCGGCTGGAACAGTTGCTGCAGTTTTATCAAGAGGATCCAGACGACGCATTCACACGCTTTGCGCTGGCGCAGGAATACTGGAAACGAGGCGATACGGCGCAGGCGCTGCATTTCTTCGAAGGCCTGGTGCGTGACCATCCCGACTACGTGGGCACTTACTACCATCTGGCCCGGCTTTATCGAGAACTGGGACGATCGGATGAGGCGCGGCGTACTTACCAGCAGGGTATCGAGGTAGCACGCCGGATGGGAGATGTGAAAAGCCTGGCCGAATTACAGGACGCCCTGATGGCACTTGAACTGGGCGAGGAGTGATGGGTGCTGAGGTAGCGCTTCTCCCTGGAGGGATGCACAGCTGCGTCAGGAATCGGACAATCGCGCTGGCTGCTACGCACAGGCTGTAAATAAATCTGCTCCCCCTTTGAGGGGGAGCAGGCCCGGAGGGCCTGAGGGGGGATGTTGTCCAGAGAGCTTGCTGATGGTGTATGGGAACAGTGGCAGCATGGGTGGGCAGCGTTCCTTGCGAAGGCGAAGAGAACGCGATAAAGTATAAGGCCCTGGGCTGCCGATACAGCCTCTTCGCCGCGGAGACATCAGGATTAAAAAGTGGAGAGGAGCTGTGCCTTCAGCGACTGAGGAGGCGGTACGCCAGAAGGTATAACCCCTTGCCCATCGGCTTCGCCCTTTAGCTTTCTGGCTGAATCCCAGAGCCGATGCGTCGCACAGCAGTTAGACCAGGGTTAGCGTTGGGATCAGTCAGAAAATTTGCGCCGCTTTTGAAGCGAAGCGTGTTGCAAGAGAGGACTTGAAGCCGACAGGGTAACCATGCAGGAAAAAAGCCCTGGCAGGCAGATACACGTAGGGTTTCGGCTGGGGGTATCGCCGGAGGCTGGAAAGGTCGGCTGGTTCTCATGGGTCAGGTTGCTTCGGAGCGACCCGGGGCCTGATTGATGGAGAGGAGCCGGGATTCGAGGTTCATTGGTCCATGCCAATGGTAAGCGTTTGCGGTGCGGCAGAGAAGCGCAAAGTGTTTTCACAGGGTGGCTGATTCAGGATAGAACTACGCCTTGATCCCGTCGTATATCTTTTCAACCTGTCGAAAACGCATGTAACCATCATTAAGTGGCCATGACGAACACGCTGCGTACAACAGCTTTGATGGCCCTGCTGATCATTCTCTTCGTACTGATCGGCGAAGCCATTGGGGGCGAGCAGGGCATGATGGTCGCCTTCTTTTTTGCGGTGGCGATGAACTTTTTCAGTTACTGGTTCAGTGATAAAATTGTGCTGATGATGTACGGGGCGCGGGAGATTTCTCGCGACGAGGCGCCGGAGCTATACGATATGGTAGATCGGCTGCGGCAGCGGGCTGGCCTGCCCATGCCCCGGGTCTATATCATTCCATCGGAGCAGCCCAATGCCTTTGCTACGGGCCGTAGTCCCCGGCATAGCGCGGTAGCTGTCACGCAGGGTATTGTGCGGTTGCTCAATCGTGAGGAGCTGGAAGGGGTGATCGCGCACGAGCTGGCTCACATCAAACACCGGGATATCCTGATTTCGTCGATCGCGGCCACGCTGGCAGCGGCTATTACGATGCTGGCCCGGTTTGCTTTCTTCTTTGGACCCTCTGGCGATCGGGATCGTGGCAATGCCCTGGCCGGATTGCTCATGCTGATTCTGGCGCCGCTGGCGGCCATGCTGATCCAGATGGCCATTTCGCGGGCGCGTGAGTTTGCCGCCGATCGCGGAGGAGCGCTCATCTGTGGACGGCCGCGGGCGCTTGCGCGGGCGCTGGAGAAGCTTGAGGCAGGCGTGGCCCATATTCCCATGGAGGCGAATCCGGCTACGGCCCATATGTTTATCGTGCATCCGTTCAGTGGGGGAGGCCTTGCCCGGCTGTTTTCGACGCATCCGCCTACCGAAGAACGTATTCGCCGGTTGCTGGAGCTGGAACAAGAGCTGGCACACGTCCGGGCCTGACGGAACCTTCGATCGCGGCCGGCCATTTTTCTGCCGGCCGTTTTTTTGCCCAACAAACCCGTTGACGCCCTATGGCCCTGACTTATTCGCAGGAGATCGCGCTGGGTACCGAGGCGCCTCCATTTGATCTGCCGGTAGTCAACCCGGAGGCTGATGGACGCAACAAGCCCACGCGGAGCCTGGAGGACTTTCGTGACGCGCAAGTGCTTGTGGTGGTCTTCACCTGCAATCACTGCCCCTATGCGCAGCATATAGAGGAGGCGCTAATTGAGATGGCGCGCGCTTATCAGCCGCGGGGTGTTCAGTTCGTGGCGATCAATGCCAACGATCCCGAGCAGTATCCAGAAGATGCTCCTGAAGTCATGGCGCAGCGCGCGCAAGCCAGAGGGTATCCGTTTCCGTACCTGTTCGATGAGACGCAGGAGGTTGCGCGGGCGTACGGTGCGCGTTGCACCCCGGATCTGTATGTGTTCGATACCCATCGTCGGCTGGTCTATCACGGTCGATTTGACGATACCCGGCCCGGTCAGGGACGTTCGGCAACGGGCGAAGACCTGAGGCGAGTGCTGGACGAATTGCTGGCGACCGGGCAAGTGACCGGCCCCCAGTATCCATCCATGGGGTGCAACATCAAATGGAAGCCGGGCAACGAGCCCCGTTGAGCGGTACCGATGGACGGGCTCGTCTTATTGCCGCCGGTTGTAGCGATTGTCCTGGCGTTGTGGACGCGCCAGGTTTACCTGTCGCTGTTGGTCGGACTCTGGCTGGGCACCACCTTGCTGGAAGGCGGCCATCCCTTGCTGGGGTTGCGACGGCTGGGCGACGAGCTGGTCGCCGTCTTTGCCGATCCGGGCAACACACGCGTGGTCATGTTCTGCCTGATGGTGGGTGGTTTGATTGCGCTGGTGCAGGCTTCGGGTGGGGTGCAGGGATTCATCACATGGGCCCGGCGGCGTGGATGGGGGACGTCGCGACGGGGCGCTGAAATGCTGGCCTGGCTGGTAGGGCTGGTGATCTTTGTCGAATCCAACATTACTTCGCTGGTTGTGGGTGCGGTGGGACGTCCGTTTTTTGATCGGTTGCGCCTGCCCCGCGAAAAGCTCGCCTTTTACTGCGATGCAACGAGCGCACCGGTCTGCATGATGATTCCGCTCAATGGATGGGGCGCCTATGTGCTGGGATTGCTGGCCGCACAGGGCATTACCCATGGAGCGGTACGTTTACTGGCCGAAGGGCTGCTTTACAATGTTTTCAGTTGGCTGGCTATTCTGTTTGCGCTGCTGATAGCCTGGACAGGCTGGGGGTTTGGGCCAATGCGAGTAGCCGAGCGACGGGCGGCCAGGACCGGCCAGCTGTTACGTCCTGGAGCGCAGCCGCTGGTGGCCGAAGAAGTGGCAGGTATTCAGCCGGTCGAGGGGGCTCCCTGCCGCGCTTCCGACTTTTTGATCCCTCTCGGGGTCATGGTGGGGATGATTTTCGTGGGGCTCTGGGTAACAGGCCAGGGTAATCTGATGGCCGGCAGTGGCTCGACGGCAGTGTTCTGGGCTGTGGCCGTCGCTGTAGCTGTGGCGATGACCCTGTACGCGCTACCCCGGCCACTCCGGAGAGGGCGGCCTGTGCTTGCGCTGGCACGCTCGACGGCTCTGGTGCTTCGGGGGATGTCCGGGTTGGTAGGGGTAACCGTGCTGGTGGTGCTGGCTTTTGCGCTGGGGCAAGTCTCACGCGCTCTGGAAATGGGCCCCTATCTGGTGGGGCTGATCGACCCGAGCTGGCCTGTCTGGTGGCTCCCGGCCGTGGTGTTTCTGGTAGGCTGTTTTGTCTCGTTTACGCTGGGCTCTTCATGGACGACCTTCGCCATTCTCATTCCCGTAGCGCTGCCTCTGGCCGAAGGGCTGGGATTGCCCCTGCCGTTGATGCTGGGCGCTGTGCTTTCGGGTGGGGTTTTCGGTGATTATGCTTCGCCGCTGTCCGATACCACGATCATCTCATCGATGGCGGCCGCCAGCGATCACATCGATCACGTGAACACGCAACTGCCTTATGCACTGCTGTTGGCCGGGGTATCGTTTGTGCTGTATCTGGGGCTGGGGTGGATCGCCTGAACGGATCCCGATCCGAAGCCGTTCGTTCGCTGTAGAAAACACCGACCCTAATGTTTGATGCGACGCCTTTTCGATCGACCCGCTTTGTGCTGCTGGGAGCTCTTTTTCTGGCAGGGCTTTTCGGACTGGTGGCACTGATGGCAGAATGGGTGCTGACAGGTAGGCCTCGTCTAACGGCTGACGTGATCCGCCTGAGTGGACTGGCCTTTGTAGGCTTTCTGCTGGTGGCGGCGATTATCCGTCGCCGTCCCAATGCATAACCGGGTACCCTGATTGACAGGCACAAGAGCGCATGGGGATAGCACGCCAGTTCTATGGCTGTCCATCACAGGGCTCCAATGATCGCGGCTTGAGCCACACCTGGTACGTCCAGGAGGTCGCTTTTGTCGGGATGTAGCAAAGAGTACCCTGCTACCTCAGCGGAGAAAAGCAACCAGCATAGCGATAAGCACGCCAATCTGTCCCACCCAGAACAGAAACATCCACCGGATCAAGTCAGCCCGTACGCCGGCTATCCGCTCACCCATCCTGGCCATTTCGGTCGTGATACGATCATTCACATGGGCAATCTGCTGCTGCAGCCGTGTTTCGACCTCGGTAATCTGTTGGGTCAGTTTGGTCACTTCTTCGGTGATGCGGTTGTCCAGGCGAGCTGATTCAGCTGCGATGTGCGCTTCCAGCTTAGCCACTTCTTCGGTAATGTGGTTGTGCAGGCGATTGCCTTCTTCCGCTACCCGTCGTTCAAAGCGCTCTTCCAGAATGCCGAGCAGGTTATTGCGTTCGTGATGGGCGGCTTCGTTCAACAGGGTAATCAGCGCCTCGACGCCTTCATCGCCGAGTCGGTCGCGCAGAACTTTTGGGACGGTTAGAATGGGCATGGAAATCCATAAAATAAACGGAATGCTTCAGCTAAAAAACACGCGTTTTGCTATAGGTTCCCTCACAGGAGGCCTTCTCAGGGGAGATGTTGTCTGGTCGAAGCACAATGCGTCAGAAAGGGGTGGCGGTTGCCTTCCGGTTGTGTTATACTTCAGACGAGTAAGCCCTTACATCAACAATACCGGCTGATGCGTACGCTGTTTTATCTGTTGCTGACCATCCTGGGGATACTATTCGGGTGTGCGGAGCCTTCTGAGCCCGAGGGACGCCAGGTGCCGCCCGGGGTCGGTAAGCCTGCATGGATTGCAGATGCCGTAATCTACGAGATCTTTGTGCCTGACTTTTCGCCGGAGGGCACCTTTCAGGGCATTATCAAGCGTCTGGATTCCCTGCAGGCGCTGGGCGTCAATACGCTCTGGCTCATGCCCATTCATCCGGTAGGAAAGAAGCGTGCTAAGACAGAGATCGGGCCGCTGGGATCGCCTTATGCGGTGCGCGACTATTACGCCATCAATCCGGATTACGGTACCGAAGAGGACTTTCGCGCGCTGGTCGACTCGGTCCACGCCCGGGGTATGCACCTCATCATCGATCTGGTGGCCAATCATACAGCCTGGGATCATCCCTGGGTCACGGAGCATCCTGACTGGTACACACCAGGACCTATTGAGGGGTTTACCTATCCAGTGCTTAATGGTGATACGACCGACTGGACCGATGTGGTTGAGCTCAACTATGACAATCCTGAGCTCCGGCAGGCTATGATTGATGTTATGCAGTACTGGGTGCGGACGTTTGACATTGATGGGTATCGGTGTGATGTGGCCCATGGCGTGCCGCTGGACTTCTGGAAAGCTGCGATCGACTCGGTGGAAAAGATCAAGCCGGTATTGATGCTGGCGGAAGCGGCCGAACCGGAGATGCACTGGGCCGGATTTGATCTGACCTATGCCTGGCCCTTCTATCACCAGCTCAAGGAGGTCTGGCGCGGTGCGCCGCTGCATACGCTGGTTCGGCAGATCGATTCGACGCTGAAGCAGTTACCACCGGGTGCCCGTCGGCTGCGTTTTACCACGAACCATGACGAGACCATGTGGGATGCTCCACCGCCGGTGCTTTTTGGGGGGGACCGAGGATCGATGGCCGCTTTTGTGTTGGCAACGTCTATGCCCGGGGTTCCGCTGCTGTACAACGGACAGGAACTGGGGACCCGCGAGCGGGTCTCGTTTTTTGCCCGTACCCCCTATCGCTGGGAAGCGCCAGAAAGTCCGGCACTCTATACGTTCTATCGACGTTATCTAAATTTCTACCGCCAGCGTGAGGCGTTGCGTCGTGGTACGCTGACCGTGTTAAATCCGGAGGCCGACAACGTGCTCGTGTATCTGCGGACTACGGACACGGATACGTTGTTACTGATCGTTAACGTTCGCGATCGGGCGGAAACGGTCGTGCTGCCTGAAGGTATACGCGGGCGGCGCTGGGTGGAAGTTTTCACGGCCGACACGCTGGCAGCCGATACGCTGGCGCTGGGTTCGTATCATTATCGCATCTATCAACCGTTGTGGCCATGAGTGGCCTGGATGCGCAGGCGCGCATAGAAGTTCGCGTGAAGGGGCGGGTGCAGGGTGTGGGCTTCCGGCAGTTTGTCCGGTACCATGCTCGGCAGCTGGGATTGACCGGGTGGGTCCGGAACGAGCCAGACGGCTCGGTCTATCTGGTGGCCGAAGGGTCGCGAGCGCTGCTGGAACGATTGCTTGAGACCGTGCGGCAGGGGCCACCGGCGGCCCGTGTCGACGAAGTACAGGTGCACTGGAAGCCTGTGCAGGGCGAATACACGCACTTCGAGATCCGGTGGTGGTAAAAAGCATGAAACGGTTGTTTTTGTGGGACTGCCATGCTACCTTTTAGCTAATTGCTTAACACCGTTCAATCAAGACCCAGAGCTGCCATGGAAGACAAACGCGTCACCCGTCGCGACTTTCTGCTACGCGTGGGAGCGCTCGGGCTGGCCGGACTGGGCGGCAGTGCGCTGCTGAGCGCCTGCGGTGGCGGCCAGCAGCAACAGCAGCAGGCTGCCCAGCCTGAAGCGGCATCGGCAGATACGGCGACAACGGCCAGTGCCGACTTCTCGTGCACCGACGTGTCGGGGTTGACGGCCGAAGAGATTCAGATGCGCGAAAGCCTCGAGTACACGGACCATTCGCCCTACCCCGACAAGACCTGCGCTAACTGTCAGCTGTTCATTCCAGCCGAATCGCCCAATCAATGTGGGGCCTGTCAGCTCATCAAGGGGCCCATTCATCCGGACGGCTACTGCACCTCATGGGTGCAGAAAGTAAGCTGAAGCGATGATGGGTTGGGTGAGATCGAACAAAAGCCCCATCCCTATGATGGGGCTTTTTTCGTGGAGCAACGCGCGCTGCCTTACTTTTCATGGATTGTCGCCGAGGTAGGGAGAGGCTCTTCTGCCGGTCGGTAAATCTGTTCCACATATTCACGGACCATACGGACGGCGTTGAACTGGGCCGGGATGGTGCGCATTGCCTGGCGCATACGGGCCAACCAGCGGATGGGGAGTCCTTCGCCGTTGCGGTCGTAAAAGGCCGGAATCACCTCGTAGGTCAGTACCCGGTAGAGCGCCTCGCGATCTTCCACATCCTGGGTTACAGGATCTTCGTAGTAGCCCGTTGCCTCGCGGCCAAAAGCCCATCCGTTCTGTCCGTTGTATCCTTCAGGCCACCAACCGTCCAGTACCGACAGGTTAAGCCCCCCATGCACGGCCGTTTTCTGGCCGCTTGTACCACTGGCCTCCAGCGGGCGACGCGGATTGTTCAGCCAGACATCGCAGCCCGAGACAAGCATCCGGGCAATATGCATATCGTAATTCTCGATGAAGACCACCTTGCCCCGAAAGGCCGGGTGTTGGGTGATCTCGTAGATCTGTTGAATGAACCGTTTGCCGCCGTCGTCCGCCGGATGGGCTTTGCCCGCGTAAATCAGCTGGATCGGTCGGTCTTCATGGCTAAACAGCTCGATGGCTCGTTCCATATCCTCGAAAAGCAACGGGGCGCGTTTGTAGGTAGCGAAACGCCGGGCAAAGCCGATCGTCAGCACGTCGGGATGCAGGTGCGACTCCTGAGGCAGCGACTGATGCTTGACGTATTCGTTGACGAATTCCACCAGCCGTCGACGCAGCATGCACCGGTACTGCCACAGCTCGGCGTCAGAGATCTCATCTACCTTTTTCCAGATTTCAACGTGAAAGCGACCTTCAAGCCAGTCGCCCAGATGTTGTTCCAGGAAGGGGCGGGCATGGGCAACGGTCCAGGTAGGCAGATGCACGCCGTTGGTGACGTGATCGATGGGCACTTCATGGACAGGGCGATCCGGATACAGGTGATGCCACTGGCGACGGGCCACCAGGCTATTGATTGCCGAAACGCCGTTGGCTTTGCGCGACAGCTTGAGGCCCAGCACTGTCATGTTGAACGCTTCTGTGCTGTCGCTGGGATTGACGCGACCATAAGCCAGGAGGTCGGTTTCAGACAGGCCCAGCTGGTGCCGGAATGTTTCCATCTGTTCGATAAAGAGCCCGGGGTCAAAGCGGTCATGCCCGGCCATGACCGGTGTATGTGTGGTGAAAACGCAGTGTCGGCGTACCCAGGTCTCGGCCGCTTCCCGTTCGTCTCCGGCGGCCAGCCGCTCCCGGAGCAATTCCAGCGCCACGAACGAGCAGTGGCCTTCATTCAGGTGATACACATCGAAATCCTGTTCCAGCGCCCGCAGTAGCCGCACGCCCCCAATGCCCAGAATGATTTCCTGCTGTAGCCGGATGCGGCGATCACCCTGATAGAGACGACGCGTCAGCATGCGCAACGGCTCCGGATTGGCATCGAACGAAGCGTCGAGCAGGTACAGAGGCACGCGCCCAACCTCCAGCTTCCAGGCGCGCAGGTAGAGCGGCTGTCGGCCCAGGTGAACGGTAATGACCAGCGGGTAGCCGTCCGGGCCGTGGACAAGCGCCATGGGATGATCCATGGGATCCATGGCCGGATAGTCGGCCAGCTGCCAGCCACTGTGATCAAAGCGCTGCCGGAAATACCCTTCCCGCAGAAACAGTCCGACAGCGGCCATGGGCAGCCCCAGATCCGAAGCTGCCTTGATGTGGTCGCCTGCCAGCACCCCCAGTCCCCCGGCATAAAAGGGCAGGCTTTCATGGAGCCCGTACTCCATGCAGAAGTAGACAGTCCGTGGAGCATCCGGGATACGGGATGGACGGTTCAGGTAGGTCTGAAAGGCCTCGTAGACACGATCGACCGCTTTCTGAAACGGCCGGTCGCTCAAAACGGCCGGATCGGCGGCGCGCAGGGCGGCCAGTGGGTTGTGATGGGAAACCCGAAAGGCCTCCGGATTCAACTGCTCAAAAAGGTGAAGCGCTTCGGGATTCCAGCTCCACCACAGGTTGGCCGCCAGGGCTTCCAGTTTATCGCGCGTGGTCATAGGCGTTCGGTTTACAGATGTTTTCGACAAACAGAGGGCTAAGATAAAAAGGTAAGCGTTTACATCAACAGTCCTGCCGGTTGATCGTCAAATTTTTGCGGTGGATGGTAGAAAATGGTCGCTCAGAAGTCGTCGGCCGGACCCAGCAGCTGACGGGTGATTGCCAGGCGCATCCGACGGGGCGTCAGCTGGCTGAGGTGTGCCACTATGGCATTAGCGATGCCACTGATATGTAGCAGCTCGCCCCGTAGCAGCGCCCGCAGGCCGGCCCGGGCGACCTTTTCGGGCGATTCCATCAAGCGCCGCATCCCCTCGACAGGCATACCAGCGCGTTCCTGGAAGGCCGTGGCCGTCGGTCCCGGACACAGGCAGGTTACCGTAATGCCCCGATTGGCATACTCGGCATATAGAGCTTCGGAGAAGGTAATCACGAAGCTTTTGGTCGCTGCATACACGCTCATGTAGGGGATTCCCTGAAAACCGGCTGTTGAAGCCACGTTCAGTATGCCGGCGTCGCCGCGTTCCAGCATGTGGGGAATGCACAGGTGCGTGAGCGCCACCAGATTTTCGATATTCAGACGAAGTATTTCCAGCGTGTCGGCCAGACGGATCTGATCAAAGCGACCGTACTTACCAACACCGGCATTGTTGATCAGGACATCGACCCGATGACCCTCCGAGGTAATGCGCTGAAACAGCGACTCGGCCGCACCGGGCCGAGACAGATCACACGGGTAGATCTGAGCCCGGACACCCTGACGTTGCAGGGTTTCGGCCATGGCCTGCAGTTTGTGCTCGGAGCGCGCCGCCAGTAACAGCCTGACCGATGGATCACGTAGCAGGTAGGCCATGGCTTCGCCAATGCCGCTGGAGGCTCCGGTGATCAGGATGGTTTTATGCTTGAAAGTCTTCATGGTGCGTAAACGAAAGCCAGGCGTTTAACCGACCATTCCGCTATGCCGTCGCATAACCGTCAGCGACTCGTGCAGGAAGTAACGCAGGGCGAACTGCTACAGCAGGCCATCCAACGACTGGAGGCGGCCGGTGTGCCCGATGCCCGTCGTAACGCCGAATGGATGCTCTGTGAAGTCTTGGGATGCGCGCGGGCCCAGCTCTATGCCTATCCGGAGCGACCGGTCAGTGTCTCTCAGCAAGCACGCTTTGCCGAACTGCTGGCCCGGCGACTCCGGCGTGAGCCGCTGCAGTACGTGCTGGGCTACGTGGAGTTTCTGGGGCTTCGCGTGGAAGTAGGACCCGGCGTGCTGATCCCACGTCCGGAAACGGAATGGTTGACCGAACGGGTGCTGCAGGCAATGCGATCGGTCCCGGCCCTCCGCGTGCTGGATGTGGGCACCGGAAGTGGATGCATTGCCCTGGCGATCAAGCACCACCGCCCGGACGCTGACGTGTGGGCCTGCGACATCAGTCCGGAGGCCCTGGCCATCGCTCGTCGCAATGCCGAACGGCTGGGGTTGGAGGTACACTGGCTGAAGGCCGACGTGCTGAACGCTTCGTTTCCTGCGCAGGTACCTGGACCGTTCACGCTGATCGTTTCCAATCCGCCATATCTGTCCCTCCATGAAGCCGATGAACTACCGCCTGAAGTGCGTGATTATGAGCCGCCGGTGGCGTTGTACGCTGGCGAAGATCCGTTGCGTTTTTATCGAGCGCTGGCCCGGCATGGCCATACATTGCTGCAGCCTGGCGGATGGCTGGCCTGCGAGGTGCCCGCGCCTCACGGTGCCGACGTAACCATGCTCTTCGAGGCGACCGGCTATCAAGAGGTACGGCTTGAACGCGATCTGGCCGGCCATCCACGTCTGGTATGGGCACGCCGGTCGCTATAGATCATCCGAATGATCAAAAGCAGCAAAGCCCAATGGAATCCCTGAATTTTCCCACGTATTCCTTTCGGCTACGGCGACAGGGGAAGCAGGTGTATCTGTTCGATCCGCTGCGGCGACGCTGGGTGCGACTGACGCCGGAGGAATGGGTGCGGCAGCACCTGGCGCAGTACCTGGTGCAGGCGCTGGGCTGCCCGCCTTCACTGGTAGCCCTGGAAACTGCGTTCACGGATCAGGGGATGGTGCGACGGGCCGATCTGGTGGTCTACAACCGAGAGGGACGACCGCTTCTACTGGCCGAGTGTAAGGCGCCAACGGTGCCTGTGACGCAGGAGGTCGTCGAGCAGGCCGGACGCTACAACCGGGTGATCGGGGCCCCTTACTTGGTCGTCACAAACGGCCGCACGCACTACGTCTGGCGCATCGATCTGCATCGTTATACCATGACGCCGTTGAGGCGGTGGCCTACCTTCGCAGAGATGATGCAGGCAGCTTCCCGAATCGGGCGCACCGAGCAATCTCAATAAAGCTGTCGACGAAAGCGCCAAGTACTGAGCCCAAAGAGCAGCAGGCCCAGCACAAGCAGCGCCAGCATCTCGTCCCAGAGCGCCGATATGCCTACATCCTTCAGAAAGATACCTCGTACAATGGTCAGGAAATAACGCAGAGGCACAGCATAGGTAAGTGCCTGGATCACGGGCGGCATACTTTCGATGGGAAACACAAAACCAGAAAGAATGATCATGGGCATGAGCGCAAAGAAGGCTGCGCCAATGAGCGCCTGCTGCTGCGTTCGGCTCAGCGTGGAGATGAGCAGGCCAAGTCCCAGCGTGTTACCCAGAAACAAGAGTGCACAGCCGAAAAGCAGGGGAATGCTGCCACGCAGAGGCACCTGAAACCATAGCGTCGCGACCAACACCACCAGTAGCACATTCAGCAGACCGATCAGCAGAAACGGCACCAGCTTGCCCAGCAGGACGGTGGTTGGACGCAATGGCGTTACCAGGAGTTGCTCCAGGGTGCCTGTTTCTTTTTCCTTGACCAGCGCCAGAGCGGTCAACACGGTGGTCGTCACAGTCAGAAGCAGGCCCACCAGCCCGGGAATGATGAACCAGCGGCTGGAGAGGGCCGGGTTGAACCACACGCGTAGCTCGGGCACGACGCCAGCCGAGGGCGCCCTCGCTTGCAGTGCATGTCGGATGATCTGCGATGCATAACTCAGGGCCACGGTGGCCGTATTCGTCTCGCTCCCATCTACCAATAGCTGTACAGCTGTCGTGGTGCCGTGCAGAACGGCTTTTTCGAAGTCGGGTGGAAAGACGAGCGCCACGGTAGCCTGCCCACGATCGAGCCAGGCATCAATGCGGCGGGGATCGGGTTCGTAGCCGACCAGGTCAAAGTAACTGCTGGCCACGAGCCGATCGACAAGGTCCCGGCTGGTGGCCGAAGGCACCGGATCGCACACGACCA
The genomic region above belongs to Rhodothermus sp. and contains:
- a CDS encoding tetratricopeptide repeat protein translates to MDRLEQLLQFYQEDPDDAFTRFALAQEYWKRGDTAQALHFFEGLVRDHPDYVGTYYHLARLYRELGRSDEARRTYQQGIEVARRMGDVKSLAELQDALMALELGEE
- the htpX gene encoding zinc metalloprotease HtpX → MTNTLRTTALMALLIILFVLIGEAIGGEQGMMVAFFFAVAMNFFSYWFSDKIVLMMYGAREISRDEAPELYDMVDRLRQRAGLPMPRVYIIPSEQPNAFATGRSPRHSAVAVTQGIVRLLNREELEGVIAHELAHIKHRDILISSIAATLAAAITMLARFAFFFGPSGDRDRGNALAGLLMLILAPLAAMLIQMAISRAREFAADRGGALICGRPRALARALEKLEAGVAHIPMEANPATAHMFIVHPFSGGGLARLFSTHPPTEERIRRLLELEQELAHVRA
- a CDS encoding DUF1640 domain-containing protein — protein: MPILTVPKVLRDRLGDEGVEALITLLNEAAHHERNNLLGILEERFERRVAEEGNRLHNHITEEVAKLEAHIAAESARLDNRITEEVTKLTQQITEVETRLQQQIAHVNDRITTEMARMGERIAGVRADLIRWMFLFWVGQIGVLIAMLVAFLR
- a CDS encoding thioredoxin family protein; translation: MALTYSQEIALGTEAPPFDLPVVNPEADGRNKPTRSLEDFRDAQVLVVVFTCNHCPYAQHIEEALIEMARAYQPRGVQFVAINANDPEQYPEDAPEVMAQRAQARGYPFPYLFDETQEVARAYGARCTPDLYVFDTHRRLVYHGRFDDTRPGQGRSATGEDLRRVLDELLATGQVTGPQYPSMGCNIKWKPGNEPR
- a CDS encoding alpha-amylase family glycosyl hydrolase encodes the protein MRTLFYLLLTILGILFGCAEPSEPEGRQVPPGVGKPAWIADAVIYEIFVPDFSPEGTFQGIIKRLDSLQALGVNTLWLMPIHPVGKKRAKTEIGPLGSPYAVRDYYAINPDYGTEEDFRALVDSVHARGMHLIIDLVANHTAWDHPWVTEHPDWYTPGPIEGFTYPVLNGDTTDWTDVVELNYDNPELRQAMIDVMQYWVRTFDIDGYRCDVAHGVPLDFWKAAIDSVEKIKPVLMLAEAAEPEMHWAGFDLTYAWPFYHQLKEVWRGAPLHTLVRQIDSTLKQLPPGARRLRFTTNHDETMWDAPPPVLFGGDRGSMAAFVLATSMPGVPLLYNGQELGTRERVSFFARTPYRWEAPESPALYTFYRRYLNFYRQREALRRGTLTVLNPEADNVLVYLRTTDTDTLLLIVNVRDRAETVVLPEGIRGRRWVEVFTADTLAADTLALGSYHYRIYQPLWP
- a CDS encoding Na+/H+ antiporter NhaC family protein; the encoded protein is MDGLVLLPPVVAIVLALWTRQVYLSLLVGLWLGTTLLEGGHPLLGLRRLGDELVAVFADPGNTRVVMFCLMVGGLIALVQASGGVQGFITWARRRGWGTSRRGAEMLAWLVGLVIFVESNITSLVVGAVGRPFFDRLRLPREKLAFYCDATSAPVCMMIPLNGWGAYVLGLLAAQGITHGAVRLLAEGLLYNVFSWLAILFALLIAWTGWGFGPMRVAERRAARTGQLLRPGAQPLVAEEVAGIQPVEGAPCRASDFLIPLGVMVGMIFVGLWVTGQGNLMAGSGSTAVFWAVAVAVAVAMTLYALPRPLRRGRPVLALARSTALVLRGMSGLVGVTVLVVLAFALGQVSRALEMGPYLVGLIDPSWPVWWLPAVVFLVGCFVSFTLGSSWTTFAILIPVALPLAEGLGLPLPLMLGAVLSGGVFGDYASPLSDTTIISSMAAASDHIDHVNTQLPYALLLAGVSFVLYLGLGWIA
- a CDS encoding high-potential iron-sulfur protein, with protein sequence MEDKRVTRRDFLLRVGALGLAGLGGSALLSACGGGQQQQQQAAQPEAASADTATTASADFSCTDVSGLTAEEIQMRESLEYTDHSPYPDKTCANCQLFIPAESPNQCGACQLIKGPIHPDGYCTSWVQKVS
- a CDS encoding acylphosphatase, giving the protein MSGLDAQARIEVRVKGRVQGVGFRQFVRYHARQLGLTGWVRNEPDGSVYLVAEGSRALLERLLETVRQGPPAARVDEVQVHWKPVQGEYTHFEIRWW